The genomic interval CAAAGGTCAAGTTTTTTATTTACCTGATATTGCAACAATACATAATTACGGGTACCTCTGTCGAAATAAGCCGGAATCGAAAACGCATATAAGACATCCTTCTCGTAGACATATTGCCGGTTATCGTAATTATCAGTCTCAAACAAAGCAAAACGGGTGCTTACCTTCAATTTACCTACATCCACAGTTATGTCCTGAATAATAGCATATCCGAATGTTGGGGCATTGCTTTGCCTGTAACTGCTGCCTTGTACCCTCGATTTTAAGGAAATAAACTTCGCTGCCGGATAATCTATATTAAACACATAATTACGTTTGATAGCTGGAACTGGAAAATCAATGGGTGTGGTATTATCGGCTTGGTTAAGTTCTTTCATTTCTTCCCGGTACTGGGCATACAACAAAATGGTTTTAGTGGGCTTATATGTGATACGGCCCATATATTCATATCCCTGAGAAGGGGCATCTACCCGGAATTTGAGCCAGGGAAAACTAAACCGGTCGTAATAGGCGCTTAGCAGTAGTTTTTTATGCGGTATGTATTTGATGCCCCAATACATACCTTTCTCATTGATATTTCGTGTATTCTCCCCAAAAGCATTGCCATACAATGAGTGAAAATTCCTGGCATAATTGCGATACACCATAGCCAGTTCTACTTTGGTGGTTAAACTTCCAATCAGCCCGGAAATAAACCCTATCCCTCCACTTTGAGAACGGGCCGCTTCGCCAAATAAATTAAAATTCTGCCACAGATAGCTATAGTGAATGCCAATATTTAAATTATTTCTGCCATTGAATTCAAACTGATTATAGGAAGTAGGTTTCCTCAAAAGCGGAACGCTGTACTGGGTAACTACCATAGTGCCTCCAACCTGCAGATTCTTCTCGGCAAGGTTATATACCACATTTCCTCCCAATACCTGTTCACCCAGATTTCCTTTGGCGCTTATTTCTTTGGGTGTTCTATGAAAACCACTCACCTGCAGGGATTGGGTATATTCGTCTGACTCAATAAGTGTATCACTACCGGTTATTACGTTTCCATCCCGGCTGGTACGTGAATAAAAGCCGGTTATATCGAATTTACCAGCTGAATAGGTTGCCGCAGCACCCCTGAAAAACCCAGATTCCAGTACAGAAGTATAAGGCCGTATACCCAGCTGATTGCGGCGCACAGTAGTTATCGTTTCAGCACCTTTCCCTACAGCAAATCCGGCAGATAGTAATAATCCCTGCCCTACCCCAATCTGATAATCGCCCAGCAGAATATTTTTCCACCGGCCTTTGTTTTGCAATTGAGCGTGAATGGAATAAAAATCCATGCCGTACCGCTTAGTTGATGGTTGCCAGATGAGTTGTTCACCAGCATCTTTTTCTACTGTAAAGCCAAAACTAAAATCCTGAATATGGCTCACCCGGTAGCGGACATATACTTGTTGTGGCGGTCCTGCATAACGCTGGCTTATCTCCCCGCTCGAACTGGTATCAGCAGGTGAATAGCCTTTTTTCTGTTCTAATACCTGGCTGTATCTAAGCAACAGATAATGGTTTGGTTCGGAAGCGATCCGTTTCCATAGGGAACGGCTGTCTGAATTTAACCCCAAATCATTTACATCTACAAAAGGCAATAGTTTATAAATAGTGGGTAGATCAAAGCCAGGAATTGCCTGCAACTCGTAAATGGATAATAATTTACCTGCTGTTTTCCGATAAGCAAAAAAATGATTGAGCTGCTCTTCAGATAAAACATAGGTGGCTGCCAGCTCATCCCTGGTTGCCGTATTCAGATTCAGCGGATGAGTATACAGTTGAAACAGTGATTCATATACATCTTCGTAATTAATATCTTCATCTTGCTGCCCGAAAATATCCTGGATGAAGTTCTCAATATCAATTTCTTTCCTCGGATAATCCTGACCCACTGCCTGTAGTGAAACAATCACAAATAGGCATACAAATATGCCTTTCAACCAGGGAGAATATGTAAAACAGAAATTATACACGTTTTTTCTCGAACCGGAAACCTATGGAGAGGTGGTGGGACATTCCTAAGACCGGATGGCTGCGTACAGAATAATCGAATTGAAGGCGCTTGGGGCTAAAACCAATTCCAAAATAGTTAATGAAAGGCTTGCTGCTCATACCAGTCCGCAGATACAAATTTTTAACAATCTGATATTCAATACCTGCTTTTACTACAGCCGGAAAATCTACGTCTTTCTCTGTTTCTACACTCAGTAATAGCTTATCAAAAGCTTTGTAGGAAATACCAGCTTTCATTACCGTAGGAATACGTTCATCCTGGTAATCAGCAAGTTTGGCCTGATTGAAATTATAGACATGTGCGCCAAAAAATAATTGAGAGGTAATTTCTGCAATGCCGCCAAATTCCAGAGCAACAGCGCCTTTAGATCCCAGATTATCTACGTGCACTTGTACATAATTTAACTTTGCGCCCAGCATCACCCGGCTCACCTTATGACTATAGGCTACTCCAACCAGATGCTCACTATATAAGTCATCGCCAAATCGGTGGATGCTCAATCCAACATTCCCATAACTGGAAGGATATACGACTCCGGTTGCCATACTCTGCATTCCTGGTAAACCATACCGGTTATCATACGATGCCAGCAAATGCACTTGAGTGACGCCGCTGATACCTGCCGGATTATTAAATAATGACCAGCTATCTGACAGGGTTACACTTGCATTTCCCAGTCCCCAGGCTCTGGCACCTGCCGGATTAGGATCGCCACTGGCAAACACAGCATGTACAGCCAACAGAAACCAAAGAGGCAAGCACCATTTTTTCATAGCTAAAATTAGCCAGCAACCGGCATTGGCTTTCAGCTAAATCAAGGCAAAACCACTTGTGTAATAAACTGTTATAATTTGACAGGGGATATGGCGTTTGAGGCAATCAGGTGAATGATTTGTTAGAAATTTTGGAAAGATAAAATATGGAAACATGAAGTGTAAACCCCCAAGTGGCTTATCCGTAAACACCTATATATAAAACTCTTAAAATCATGACTATCCTAAAAGTAATGTTTGCTGTAGCTATTGGCACTTATGTGGCTTATGAATTAACCATCCGAAACAGAAAAACTTTGTCTTCAGGCCATACGAAAAATAACCTGTCTTCAACCTATCAAAGAACGCCCTTAAACCTTGAATAGCCAGGTAGCATATTTTTAGTAACAAGCTTTTCAAATTTTTATTTTTCCTGAGAAAAGTACAGGCAGAAATGGTATATTTAAGCAAGCTCAAACCATTTCTGTAAACCTGTGCATAACATCTACCCTCTGCAGCTCAACGGGGCATTTATTTCTCTATTTCTTTTCCTTAGTATATTTTTGTCGGCCTGCCAGACATCTGTAAAAGAAAACTCCAGGAATACTTCTATCACCCTGGCGGTGGTAAATGCCCGGATATGGACCGGAAATCCATCAAAGCCCTGGGCAGAATCTATTGCCGTGAGTGCAGATAGTATTATAATGGTGGGAAGTGATGCAGAAGTAAAACCTATGCTCAGCACAACTACTCAGGTGATTGATGCAAAAGGACAGATGCTCACCCCTGGCTTTATCGATTCGCATGTGCATTTTGTAGAGGGCGGCTTCAACCTGGCTTCGGTACAATTGCGGGATGCCAGAACACCGCAGGAATTTATTACCCGTATTGCCGACTTTGCGAAAACAGCCGAACCGGGCACCTGGATCACCGGCGGCGACTGGGATCATACCTACTGGGGTGGAATCTTACCGGAAGCTGCCTGGATAGATTCCATTTCGAATGGTCATCCGATATGGTTACAACGGCTGGATGGACACATGGCACTGGCCAATACAGCAGCTATGCAGGCAGCAAAAATTTCTGCGGCTACCAAAGATATAGCTGGCGGCAATATGGTGCGAAAGAACGGCAAGCCTACCGGTATTTTTAAAGACAATGCTATGTCCTTGTTTGATGGAGTGGTGGCTGAGCCTTCCGTTTCTTTTAAAGACAAAGCCTTAGAAGCAGCTATGGAATATGTAGCTGCCAGAGGAGTAACCGCTGTACACCATATGGGAAGCTGGGATAACATAGCTACCTTCAAACGCGCACATCAGGCTGGCAAGCTCAATACTAGAATTTATGCAGCCGTACCGTTATCTTCCTGGCAACAATTGCGTGATACAGTACTTAAACAGGGCCGGGGAGATGAATGGCTGAAGATCGGAGGATTAAAAGGTTTTGCCGACGGTTCTCTGGGTTCACATACGGCCGCTCTGCTTGAGCCTTTCACCGACCTTCCTTCAGATACCGGCCTTCTGGTAACACCACCAAATGAGTTGTATCAATGGGTATCCGGTGCAGACAAGGCTGGTTTACATATAATGGTACATGCCATTGGTGACAGGGCGATCCGGCAGCAGCTGGATATCTTTGAAAAAGTAACGAAAGAAAATGGTGACCGTGACAGACGATTCCGTATAGAGCATTCCCAGCATATTGCCCCGGCAGATATTAAACGTTATGGCCAGTTACAGGTAATTGCCAGTATGCAACCCTATCATACCATAGATGATGGGCGCTGGGCAGAAAAACTGATTGGCCCTGAACGGATTAGAACTACCTATCCTTTCCGGGATTTACTCGATACCAAAGCCAGAATTGCTTTTGGAAGCGACTGGTTTGTTGCCCCTCCTACCCCACTGGAAGGA from Rhodocytophaga rosea carries:
- a CDS encoding ComEA family DNA-binding protein, which translates into the protein MIVSLQAVGQDYPRKEIDIENFIQDIFGQQDEDINYEDVYESLFQLYTHPLNLNTATRDELAATYVLSEEQLNHFFAYRKTAGKLLSIYELQAIPGFDLPTIYKLLPFVDVNDLGLNSDSRSLWKRIASEPNHYLLLRYSQVLEQKKGYSPADTSSSGEISQRYAGPPQQVYVRYRVSHIQDFSFGFTVEKDAGEQLIWQPSTKRYGMDFYSIHAQLQNKGRWKNILLGDYQIGVGQGLLLSAGFAVGKGAETITTVRRNQLGIRPYTSVLESGFFRGAAATYSAGKFDITGFYSRTSRDGNVITGSDTLIESDEYTQSLQVSGFHRTPKEISAKGNLGEQVLGGNVVYNLAEKNLQVGGTMVVTQYSVPLLRKPTSYNQFEFNGRNNLNIGIHYSYLWQNFNLFGEAARSQSGGIGFISGLIGSLTTKVELAMVYRNYARNFHSLYGNAFGENTRNINEKGMYWGIKYIPHKKLLLSAYYDRFSFPWLKFRVDAPSQGYEYMGRITYKPTKTILLYAQYREEMKELNQADNTTPIDFPVPAIKRNYVFNIDYPAAKFISLKSRVQGSSYRQSNAPTFGYAIIQDITVDVGKLKVSTRFALFETDNYDNRQYVYEKDVLYAFSIPAYFDRGTRNYVLLQYQVNKKLDLWLRYARTSLRDEKTISSGLEEINQPHKSEVKVQVRYKF
- a CDS encoding PorV/PorQ family protein, translating into MKKWCLPLWFLLAVHAVFASGDPNPAGARAWGLGNASVTLSDSWSLFNNPAGISGVTQVHLLASYDNRYGLPGMQSMATGVVYPSSYGNVGLSIHRFGDDLYSEHLVGVAYSHKVSRVMLGAKLNYVQVHVDNLGSKGAVALEFGGIAEITSQLFFGAHVYNFNQAKLADYQDERIPTVMKAGISYKAFDKLLLSVETEKDVDFPAVVKAGIEYQIVKNLYLRTGMSSKPFINYFGIGFSPKRLQFDYSVRSHPVLGMSHHLSIGFRFEKKRV
- a CDS encoding amidohydrolase; amino-acid sequence: MHNIYPLQLNGAFISLFLFLSIFLSACQTSVKENSRNTSITLAVVNARIWTGNPSKPWAESIAVSADSIIMVGSDAEVKPMLSTTTQVIDAKGQMLTPGFIDSHVHFVEGGFNLASVQLRDARTPQEFITRIADFAKTAEPGTWITGGDWDHTYWGGILPEAAWIDSISNGHPIWLQRLDGHMALANTAAMQAAKISAATKDIAGGNMVRKNGKPTGIFKDNAMSLFDGVVAEPSVSFKDKALEAAMEYVAARGVTAVHHMGSWDNIATFKRAHQAGKLNTRIYAAVPLSSWQQLRDTVLKQGRGDEWLKIGGLKGFADGSLGSHTAALLEPFTDLPSDTGLLVTPPNELYQWVSGADKAGLHIMVHAIGDRAIRQQLDIFEKVTKENGDRDRRFRIEHSQHIAPADIKRYGQLQVIASMQPYHTIDDGRWAEKLIGPERIRTTYPFRDLLDTKARIAFGSDWFVAPPTPLEGIYAAVTRRTLDDKNPAGWVPEQKISVEEALHAYTTSAAFAGYAEKQTGNLEAGKLADFVLIDRDLTRIPPEQIREAKIMLTVVGGKVVFDAGKITTPADANE